CCGACCCCTGGTACGAACATTATGAGAAGGCCGAGAGAGCGCTCGAGACCGAAAACTGGGAAGAAGCGGTCGTTCAGATCAACCAGGCCATCGAGAGGAAGGGCGATTCGGGAGCCCGGGTGAGAAGCTACGGGATGAAGATCATCTCGTACTTTCCTTACCTCAAGCTCGGAATAGCCTACTACCACCTCGGGCAGTTCGATGCCGCCCTCCAGGCGTTCGAGACGGAAGAAAGACTCGGAGCCGTCACCCAGGCCCAAAGCGGATTGGCCGAGCTCCGAGACTTCCGCGACCGGGCGGAGAAAGGACGTGACGATCGCCTCGCCCAGGAGCAGCAACGCGTTCGACAGATCGTGAGAACGAGCCTCGAGGAGGCGTCGAGCCTCGAGGCCGGGGATCGGCTCGATGAGGCGATGACGGCTCTGAGCCGGGGACTGTCGGTGGCGCCCGAGGACGAGGAGGCTTTGGCCGCTCGGGAGAGACTGCTCGACAAGATCGCCCGCCAGCAGCTCGAACGCGAGCGCCAGGAGAGGGCGGCTCGTTTGGTCGACGAGGGTCGTGCGCTCCTCGACTCCGGTCGTTATAGCGAGGCCTCGAGCGTTTTGAAGCAGGCCGCGGCTCTCTCGTCGGCTCCCGAGGTCCAGTCCCTTCTGGAGGACGCGCAGGCGAGAATCCTTCGTGACATCGAAGGAAGGGAGGACGCTCGACGGCGAAGCGATCTCGTCGCCGATGGGTTGAAGGAAGTCGGGCAGTTGGAAGCTCGAGGGAACGTCGAGGCCGCCCTGGCGCGACTTCAGACCGTGGTTGCCCTCGATCCTGCCAACGAGGAAGCGATCCGTCTCCAGGACCGTCTGCTCCAGGCTCGCGCTCGGACCGAGCAGGAGAAATCGAGACGTGCCTCGCTCGATCGCATGCTGGCCGAAGCGGAAACGGATATGGGGGCGAGTCGGTTCGAGAGTGCGCTCTCCGGCGCGAACCGCGTGCTCGCATTGGATGCCGGCAACGCCAGCGCCCTCGAGATGGTGGCGAGAGCCTATCGGGCGATCAACCGGAGGCTACTGGGGACCGGGACGGGAGGAAACATTCCCCCCGCCATTCGCTTCGCCGATTTCCGCCAGGAGCTCGATGATGGATCGCGGGTCCAGCAGATCGGAACGTCCGACTTTCGCCTGAGCGGCGTCATCATCGACGACTCCCCCGTGGACGTCGCCTTCTACGATCGGGAGAACCGGGAGATTCGCGGGGAGAGCAATAGCCAACCGCTGGGGGATTACTACATCACCGAGTTCACCCTTGACGAGATCTTGCCCCCCGGTCTCTCGACTTTCCGGTTGGTGGCGACCGACGCGGAGAGCCTGAGCTCGAGCAGCGAGTACGTCGTCGTCTACGAGCGGCCCATCTACCAGACACCCTGGTTCTACCTGACCGTCGGTGCGCTCCTGCTGGGCTTCGGAGGGCTCCTCTACGGCCGGCGGGCGCAAAAGCGGGAGCGGCTCCTCAAGCGCCGCTTCAATCCCTACGTCGCCGGCGCGCCGGTGCTGGACGAGAACCTCTTCTTCGGCCGCGCCCGGCTGATCGATCGGATTCTCCAGACGATCCACAACAACAGCCTCCTGCTCTACGGAGAGAGACGCATCGGCAAGACCTCGATCCAGCATCAGCTCAAGAAGAGGCTCGAGCGCCTCGACGATCCCATCTATGATTTCTATCCCGTCTATATCGATCTTCAGGGCACTCCCGAGGATCGATTCTTCCGGACGCTGGCGGACGACATCTTTCACGATCTCGCTCCCGTGCTCGATGGACTCGAGGCCCCCGCTGCCGTCGAGGGTGGAACTGGCTACACCTACCGCGACTTCGTCCGTGACATTCATCGAATCCTGAAGAGGCTCAAGGAGAAGAGCTCGAAGCGGGTGAAGCTGGTGCTGTTGATCGATGAGGTCGACGAGCTCAACGACTATGACCCAAAGATCAACCAGAAATTGAGAAGCCTGTTCATGAAGAGCTTCGCCGAGAGTCTGGTCTCGGTCGTCTCCGGCGTCGAGATCAAGAAGCAGTGGGAAAGAGAAGG
This genomic window from Vicinamibacteria bacterium contains:
- a CDS encoding ATP-binding protein produces the protein MIPRPRRGQFALRRRLAVLVLFLVLTASTPPAWTDPWYEHYEKAERALETENWEEAVVQINQAIERKGDSGARVRSYGMKIISYFPYLKLGIAYYHLGQFDAALQAFETEERLGAVTQAQSGLAELRDFRDRAEKGRDDRLAQEQQRVRQIVRTSLEEASSLEAGDRLDEAMTALSRGLSVAPEDEEALAARERLLDKIARQQLERERQERAARLVDEGRALLDSGRYSEASSVLKQAAALSSAPEVQSLLEDAQARILRDIEGREDARRRSDLVADGLKEVGQLEARGNVEAALARLQTVVALDPANEEAIRLQDRLLQARARTEQEKSRRASLDRMLAEAETDMGASRFESALSGANRVLALDAGNASALEMVARAYRAINRRLLGTGTGGNIPPAIRFADFRQELDDGSRVQQIGTSDFRLSGVIIDDSPVDVAFYDRENREIRGESNSQPLGDYYITEFTLDEILPPGLSTFRLVATDAESLSSSSEYVVVYERPIYQTPWFYLTVGALLLGFGGLLYGRRAQKRERLLKRRFNPYVAGAPVLDENLFFGRARLIDRILQTIHNNSLLLYGERRIGKTSIQHQLKKRLERLDDPIYDFYPVYIDLQGTPEDRFFRTLADDIFHDLAPVLDGLEAPAAVEGGTGYTYRDFVRDIHRILKRLKEKSSKRVKLVLLIDEVDELNDYDPKINQKLRSLFMKSFAESLVSVVSGVEIKKQWEREGSPWYNFFEEIEVQPFRREDAEELIERPIRGVFKLEDGCVDRILSVTECKPYLIQKLCVALVNRAHEENRRTITLADVDAIGLSPEA